The Glycine soja cultivar W05 chromosome 6, ASM419377v2, whole genome shotgun sequence genome has a window encoding:
- the LOC114417405 gene encoding probable cellulose synthase A catalytic subunit 3 [UDP-forming]: METNLGLVAGSHNSNEFIIIRQDGDFAQRELQPLLHGKICQLCGDDIGVNEDGDLFVACNECAFPVCKSCYEYERREGNQVCPQCKTRFKRLKGCARVEGDEEEDIDDDLENEFDFDDGQSKLHDMKTSMSHEEQGEETSQEHNALVTSSSTILGKEIVALQARPMDPSKDLAAYGYGSIAWKEKMKIWKQRQMKISDMKKENDNEDPDNTVEDDDTEFLIMDEGRQPLSRKLAVPSSQINPYRMIIIIRLVVLGFFFHYRVTHPVEHAYALWLVSIICEIWFTLSWILDQFPKWLPVMRETYLDRLSLRYEKEGKPSQLSPIDIFVISMDPLKEPPLVTANTVLSILAIDYPAEKVSCYVSDDGAAMLTFEALSETSEFAKKWVPFCKKFNIEPRAPERYFAEKINFLDDKVQPSFVKERRAMKREYEEFRVRINTLVAKSRKVPEEGWTMQDGTPWPGNNVRDHPGMIQVFLGETGGCDMDGKELPRLVYVSREKRPKFNHQKKAGALNALVRVSAVLSNAPFVLNLDYNHCINNSKVVREAMCFMMDPLLGKGASYVQFSQRFDGIASDEQYANQTNGFIDINMKGLDGIQGPTYIGTGCVFRRQALYGFDSPRKKKPPTKTCNCWPKWCCFGCCFMGKRKKKKLKKPKFEITETSHRKVHSESSIVEGKEDETSAHLSNPKFVKKYGQSPIFIASIQLVDGETLKHGNLASQLTEAIHVISCGYEEKTEWGKEVGWIYGSVTEDILTGFKMHCHGWRSIYCTPRRPGFKVSTPRNLSNGLQQVFQWALGSIEIFMSKHCPLWYGYGGGLKWLQRISYINAIVYPWTSIPLVVYCTLPAICLLTGKFIIPELSNAAGMWFVSLFFCIFTTSVLEMRWSGVTVDEWWRNEQFWVIGGVSAHFLAVFLGMFKVLAGVKTNFIVASKVDDKEHSNMFALKWTTLLIIPTTLLVLNIIAVVAGVSYAINNGFESWGPLLGKLLFSLWVILHLYPFLKGMIGRHNRTPTIVLVWAILLASFFSVLWVKIDPFLPKSDGPILEECGLDCN; encoded by the exons ATGGAAACCAATTTGGGGTTGGTCGCAGGTTCTCACAACAGCAACGAATTCATTATCATACGTCAAGATGGAGATTTTGCT CAAAGAGAGTTGCAACCATTATTACATGGTAAAATATGCCAACTATGTGGAGATGACATAGGGGTTAATGAAGACGGTGACCTCTTTGTGGCCTGCAACGAGTGTGCCTTTCCTGTTTGTAAAAGCTGTTATGAGTATGAACGTAGGGAGGGAAACCAGGTCTGCCCTCAATGCAAAACAAGATTCAAGCGTCTCAAAG GGTGTGCTAGAGTTGAGGGGGATGAAGAGGAGGATATTGATGATGATTTGGAGAATGAATTCGATTTTGATGATGGACAAAGTAAACTACATGATATGAAAACGTCCATGTCTCATGAG GAACAGGGTGAAGAAACTTCTCAAGAACATAATGCTTTGGTTACTTCCAGTTCAACCATATTGGGCAAAGAGATAGTTGCATTGCAAGCAAGACCAATGGATCCTTCCAAGGACCTAGCTGCTTATGGCTATGGTAGTATTGCGTGGAAGGAAAAGATGAAGATATGGAAGCAAAGACAAATGAAAATTAGtgatatgaaaaaagaaaatgacaatGAAGATCCAGATAACActgtagaagatgatgacacTGAATTCCTTAT AATGGATGAAGGAAGACAACCATTGTCAAGAAAGTTGGCTGTTCCATCTAGTCAAATTAATCCTTATCGTATGATCATAATAATCAGACTTGTTGTTCTTGGTTTCTTCTTCCACTACCGAGTTACGCACCCTGTAGAACATGCCTATGCTTTGTGGCTTGTGTCAATAATTTGTGAGATATGGTTCACTCTTTCATGGATTCTAGACCAGTTCCCAAAGTGGCTTCCTGTCATGAGAGAAACTTATCTAGACAGGCTTTCCTTGAG GTATGAAAAGGAAGGGAAACCTTCACAACTTTCTCCAATTGATATATTTGTGATCTCAATGGATCCACTAAAAGAGCCTCCTCTTGTGACTGCAAACACAGTTCTTTCCATTCTAGCCATAGATTACCCTGCTGAAAAGGTGTCATGTTATGTATCTGATGATGGTGCAGCAATGTTAACATTTGAGGCTTTATCTGAAACCTCTGAATTTGCCAAGAAATGGGTTCCTTTCTGTAAGAAGTTTAACATTGAGCCAAGGGCTCCTGAACGGTACTTTGCTGAGAAGATAAACTTCCTAGATGATAAGGTGCAGCCATCATTTGTGAAAGAGAGAAGAGCAATGAAG AGAGAATATGAAGAGTTTAGAGTTCGAATCAATACTCTAGTTGCTAAGTCTAGGAAGGTCCCAGAAGAAGGGTGGACAATGCAAGATGGAACACCATGGCCTGGAAATAATGTTCGTGATCACCCAGGAATGATACAG GTTTTTCTTGGAGAGACTGGGGGATGTGACATGGATGGCAAAGAATTACCACGCTTGGTATATGTTTCTAGAGAAAAGAGGCCaaaattcaatcaccaaaaaaaggcaggagCATTGAATGCATTG GTGAGAGTGTCTGCTGTGCTTTCAAATGCGCCTTTTGTGTTGAACTTGGACTATAATCATTGCATCAACAATAGCAAGGTTGTAAGAGAGGCAATGTGTTTCATGATGGACCCATTATTAGGAAAAGGGGCCTCCTATGTTCAGTTCTCACAGAGATTTGATGGTATTGCTAGTGATGAGCAATATGCCAATCAAACAAATGGATTCATTGAT ATTAACATGAAAGGCTTGGATGGTATACAAGGACCTACATATATTGGGACAGGATGTGTTTTTAGGAGGCAAGCACTCTATGGTTTTGATTCTCCAAGAAAAAAGAAGCCTCCAACCAAGACATGCAATTGTTGGCCCAAGTGGTGCTGTTTTGGATGTTGTTTTATgggaaagaggaagaagaagaagttgaagaAACCCAAGTTTGAGATAACGGAGACCAGTCATAGAAAAGTACATTCTGAATCATCTATAGTGGAAG GCAAAGAAGATGAAACATCAGCTCACCTTTCAAATCCAAAGTTTGTGAAGAAATATGGACAATCTCCAATTTTCATCGCATCTATTCAATTGGTGGATGGTGAGACACTCAAACATGGAAACCTTGCTTCTCAACTTACAGAAGCAATACATGTCATTAGTTGTGGCTATGAAGAGAAAACAGAATGGGGAAAAGAG GTTGGGTGGATCTATGGTTCAGTTACAGAAGATATATTGACAGGTTTTAAAATGCATTGTCATGGATGGAGATCTATATATTGTACTCCTAGAAGACCTGGATTTAAAGTATCTACCCCAAGAAACCTTTCTAATGGTTTGCAACAAGTCTTTCAATGGGCCCTTGGATCCATTGAGATATTCATGAGCAAACATTGCCCTCTTTGGTATGGatatggaggaggactaaagtGGTTGCAACGAATTTCTTACATAAATGCCATAGTATATCCATGGACATCAATACCTTTGGTGGTATATTGTACCCTACCTGCTATCTGCTTGCTCACTGGGAAATTTATCATTCCTGAG CTCAGTAATGCAGCTGGCATGTGGTTTGTGTCtcttttcttttgcattttcacCACAAGTGTGTTAGAAATGAGATGGAGTGGTGTTACAGTTGATGAATGGTGGAGAAATGAACAATTTTGGGTGATTGGAGGGGTTTCAGCACATTTTCTTGCAGTGTTTCTAGGGATGTTTAAGGTCTTGGCAGGTGTAAAAACAAACTTCATTGTGGCATCAAAAGTAGATGACAAGGAGCATTCTAACATGTTTGCTTTGAAGTGGACCACTTTACTCATCATACCAACAACATTGTTGGTACTAAACATAATTGCTGTAGTTGCTGGAGTCTCATATGCAATAAACAATGGCTTTGAGTCTTGGGGGCCTCTACTAGGTAAACTCTTGTTTTCTTTGTGGGTAATTCTTCATTTGTATCCATTCCTCAAAGGTATGATAGGTAGGCATAACAGGACTCCTACCATTGTTCTTGTATGGGCAATCCTTCTTGCCTCTTTCTTTTCTGTCTTGTGGGTGAAGATTGATCCATTTTTACCCAAGTCAGATGGGCCCATTCTAGAGGAATGTGGATTGGATTGCAATTAG
- the LOC114417406 gene encoding 8-amino-7-oxononanoate synthase-like isoform X2, whose protein sequence is METPSACWDNWVGEALETLYSLKVLRSLRPICLRSSQPREFGADDDAFQVFDEMQHWDRSSVEVEIAETTFSRWMHDTPSSGDEIVCSATGGDGKAGASYEKFKKLILFSGNDYLGLSSHPTIGKAVAKAAQEHGMGPRGSALICGYTNYHRLLESSLADLKKKEDCLLCPTGFAANMALMTAIGSIGTLLAGNSIPSEDEKIAVFSDALNHASIIDGIRLTERQKSVKVYVYRHCDMSHLNMLLSNCRMRKKVVVTDSLFSMDGDYAPMVELADLRKRHGFLLVIDDAHGTFVCGKNGGGVAEEFNCEKDVDICIGTLSKAAGCHGGFIACSKKWKLLIQSRGRSFIFSTAALVPVAAAGHAAVKVAKLEKWRREAIWNRVKDFHLLTGIPVTSHIISLVVGSEDKALQASRLSGTGIYCNLAST, encoded by the exons ATGGAGACGCCAAGTGCATGCTGGGACAACTGGGTCGGAGAGGCGCTCGAGACCCTTTACTCTCTCAAAGTCCTTCGATCTCTCAGACCCATTTGCCTCCGCAGTAGCCAGCCTCGAGAATTCGGGGCGGACGATGATGCGTTCCAAGTGTTCGACGAAATGCAGCACTGGGACCGGTCTTCTGTCGAAGTGGAAATTGCTGAAACCACGTTTAGTAGATGGATGCATGACACCCCTAGTTCTG GTGATGAGATTGTTTGTAGCGCAACAGGTGGTGATGGTAAAGCAGGGGCATCTTATgagaagtttaaaaaattaattttgttttctggaAATGATTATCTAGGCCTGAGTTCCCATCCAACTATTGGAAAGGCTGTTGCAAAG GCTGCCCAAGAACATGGTATGGGACCAAGGGGTTCTGCTCTTATTTGTGGATATACCAATTATCATAGGTTACTTGAGTCAAGCCTGGcagatttgaaaaagaaagag GATTGCCTTCTTTGTCCCACAGGGTTTGCTGCCAATATGGCCTTGATGACAGCAATAGGAAGTATCGGTACTCTCTTAGCTGGGAATAGCATACCTTCAGAGGATGAAAAGATTGCTGTTTTTTCTGATGCTTTAAATCATGCATCAATAATTGATGGCATTCGTCTCACTGAGCGGCAGAAAAGTGTTAAGGTGTATGTGTATAGACATTGTGACATGTCCCACCTCAATATGCTTTT ATCTAATTGCAGAATGAGGAAGAAAGTTGTGGTGACTGACAG CCTTTTTAGCATGGATGGAGATTATGCACCAATGGTTGAGCTAGCAGACCTTCGCAAGAGGCATGGCTTTTTGTTAGTCATTGATGAT GCCCATGGAACATTTGTTTGTGGCAAAAATGGTGGTGGTGTTGCTGAGGAATTCAACTGTGAGAAGGATGTAGACATATGCATTGGTACACTAAGTAAAGCTGCTGGTTGTCATGGAGGATTTATAGCATGCAG CAAAAAGTGGAAACTATTAATACAGTCAAGAGGTCGGTCATTCATATTTTCAACTGCTGCACTAGTTCCAGTTGCTGCTGCTGGTCATG CTGCGGTTAAAGTGGCAAAACTTGAGAAATGGCGTAGAGAGGCTATTTGGAACCGGGTGAAAGACTTTCATTTGCTTACAGGAATACCCGTTACAAGTCACATTATATCCCTAGTAGTAGGCAGTGAAGACAAAGCACTTCAAGCAAGCCG TCTTTCTGGAACAGGCATTTATTGCAATCTGGCTTCCACGTGA
- the LOC114417406 gene encoding 8-amino-7-oxononanoate synthase-like isoform X1, with protein METPSACWDNWVGEALETLYSLKVLRSLRPICLRSSQPREFGADDDAFQVFDEMQHWDRSSVEVEIAETTFSRWMHDTPSSGDEIVCSATGGDGKAGASYEKFKKLILFSGNDYLGLSSHPTIGKAVAKAAQEHGMGPRGSALICGYTNYHRLLESSLADLKKKEDCLLCPTGFAANMALMTAIGSIGTLLAGNSIPSEDEKIAVFSDALNHASIIDGIRLTERQKSVKVYVYRHCDMSHLNMLLSNCRMRKKVVVTDSLFSMDGDYAPMVELADLRKRHGFLLVIDDAHGTFVCGKNGGGVAEEFNCEKDVDICIGTLSKAAGCHGGFIACSKKWKLLIQSRGRSFIFSTAALVPVAAAGHAAVKVAKLEKWRREAIWNRVKDFHLLTGIPVTSHIISLVVGSEDKALQASRHLLQSGFHVTAIRPPTVPPNSCRLRVALSAVHTREDLENLAAALSRCINFQDTRIYDSNAYARL; from the exons ATGGAGACGCCAAGTGCATGCTGGGACAACTGGGTCGGAGAGGCGCTCGAGACCCTTTACTCTCTCAAAGTCCTTCGATCTCTCAGACCCATTTGCCTCCGCAGTAGCCAGCCTCGAGAATTCGGGGCGGACGATGATGCGTTCCAAGTGTTCGACGAAATGCAGCACTGGGACCGGTCTTCTGTCGAAGTGGAAATTGCTGAAACCACGTTTAGTAGATGGATGCATGACACCCCTAGTTCTG GTGATGAGATTGTTTGTAGCGCAACAGGTGGTGATGGTAAAGCAGGGGCATCTTATgagaagtttaaaaaattaattttgttttctggaAATGATTATCTAGGCCTGAGTTCCCATCCAACTATTGGAAAGGCTGTTGCAAAG GCTGCCCAAGAACATGGTATGGGACCAAGGGGTTCTGCTCTTATTTGTGGATATACCAATTATCATAGGTTACTTGAGTCAAGCCTGGcagatttgaaaaagaaagag GATTGCCTTCTTTGTCCCACAGGGTTTGCTGCCAATATGGCCTTGATGACAGCAATAGGAAGTATCGGTACTCTCTTAGCTGGGAATAGCATACCTTCAGAGGATGAAAAGATTGCTGTTTTTTCTGATGCTTTAAATCATGCATCAATAATTGATGGCATTCGTCTCACTGAGCGGCAGAAAAGTGTTAAGGTGTATGTGTATAGACATTGTGACATGTCCCACCTCAATATGCTTTT ATCTAATTGCAGAATGAGGAAGAAAGTTGTGGTGACTGACAG CCTTTTTAGCATGGATGGAGATTATGCACCAATGGTTGAGCTAGCAGACCTTCGCAAGAGGCATGGCTTTTTGTTAGTCATTGATGAT GCCCATGGAACATTTGTTTGTGGCAAAAATGGTGGTGGTGTTGCTGAGGAATTCAACTGTGAGAAGGATGTAGACATATGCATTGGTACACTAAGTAAAGCTGCTGGTTGTCATGGAGGATTTATAGCATGCAG CAAAAAGTGGAAACTATTAATACAGTCAAGAGGTCGGTCATTCATATTTTCAACTGCTGCACTAGTTCCAGTTGCTGCTGCTGGTCATG CTGCGGTTAAAGTGGCAAAACTTGAGAAATGGCGTAGAGAGGCTATTTGGAACCGGGTGAAAGACTTTCATTTGCTTACAGGAATACCCGTTACAAGTCACATTATATCCCTAGTAGTAGGCAGTGAAGACAAAGCACTTCAAGCAAGCCG GCATTTATTGCAATCTGGCTTCCACGTGACTGCAATCAGACCACCTACTGTGCCTCCTAACTCATGCAg GCTGCGAGTGGCCCTAAGTGCAGTCCATACAAGGGAAGATCTGGAAAACCTTGCAGCTGCACTCTCACGTTGCATCAATTTCCAAGATACCCGCATATATGATTCCAATGCCTATGCAAGACTGTAG
- the LOC114414266 gene encoding eugenol synthase 1-like, which yields MERKNRILVFGGTGYIGKYLVRASVSLGHPTLVYTRPLNAQTPPSKAQVCKEFNSIGVTLVHGELEHEQILAVIKQVDIVICALASPQVMEQLKIIDAIKVAGNIKRFIPSGFGAEEDSVKPLPPFQAVLDKKRKIRREIEAAGIPYTSISANCFGAYFVNYLLHPYENVKDITVYGNGEAKAVLNYEEDIAMYTVKAANDPRTCNRVVIYRPQKNIISQNELTSLWEQKCGQTFHKAFISEEEIVKLSQSLPSPHNIPVSILHSIFVKGDLVRFEIEEDDLEASQLYPDYNYTSIDQLLDIFLVDPPPPASAAFE from the exons ATGGAGAGGAAGAATAGGATTCTTGTATTTGGGGGAACTGGTTACATTGGGAAGTATTTGGTGAGGGCAAGTGTCTCTTTAGGCCATCCAACTTTGGTATACACTCGCCCTCTTAATGCACAAACTCCTCCCTCTAAGGCACAAGTTTGCAAGGAGTTTAACTCCATAGGGGTCACACTTGTCCAT GGTGAACTTGAGCATGAGCAGATCTTGGCTGTGATTAAACAAGTAGACATTGTGATATGCGCTCTGGCATCCCCTCAAGTGATGGAGCAACTCAAAATTATAGATGCTATCAAAGTTGCTGGTAATATAAAG AGGTTCATTCCATCAGGATTTGGCGCGGAAGAAGATTCAGTAAAACCTCTTCCTCCATTCCAAGCTGTTCttgataagaaaagaaaaattagaaggGAAATTGAAGCAGCTGGGATCCCTTACACTTCTATATCTGCAAATTGTTTTGGTGCATACTTTGTCAATTATTTACTTCACCCATATGAAAATGTGAAGGATATTACTGTCTATGGCAACGGGGAAGCAAAAG CTGTGCTAAATTACGAAGAAGACATTGCTATGTATACTGTTAAAGCGGCAAATGATCCAAGAACATGCAACCGCGTCGTTATTTATCGGCCACAGAAGAATATCATATCACAGAATGAGTTGACATCATTGTGGGAGCAAAAATGTGGTCAGACTTTTCACAAGGCTTTCATTTCGGAAGAAGAAATTGTCAAGCTATCACAAT CCTTACCCTCTCCACACAATATTCCAGTTTCCATCCTTCATAGTATATTTGTTAAAGGGGACCTCGTGAGGTTCGAGATAGAGGAAGATGACCTTGAAGCTTCACAGCTATATCCTGATTATAATTACACATCCATTGACCAACTTCTTGATATATTTCTTGTTGATCCTCCACCCCCTGCATCTGCTGCTTTCGAATAA
- the LOC114417407 gene encoding hexose carrier protein HEX6-like isoform X1: MAVGLAIANEGRGYSGKITSIVILSCMVAATGGIIFGYDIGISGGVTSMVPFLEKFFPDVYTKMKQDTKVSNYCKFDSQLLTAFTSSLYIAGLIASFFASSVTRAFGRKPSILIGGAAFLIGAALGGAALNIYMLILGRVMLGVGIGFANQSAPLYLSEMAPPRYRGAINTGFQLCVGIGVLSANLVNFGTEKIKAGWGWRISLVMAAVPASMLTFGSLFLPETPNSIIQHDKNHQKAKLMLQRIRGTDDVQQELEDLIEASEMSNSIKHPFKNILHRKYRPQLVMAIAIPFFQQFTGINVISFYAPILFLTIGLGESASLLLSAVVTGFVGTASTFISMLMVDRLGRRVLFISGGIQMFFSQVLIGSIMATQLGDHGEIDKKYAYLILVLICIYVAGFAWSWGPLGWLVPSEIFQLEIRSAAQSITVAVNFFFTFIVAQTFLIMLCHFKFGTFFFFGGWVVVMTAFVYLLLPETRNVPIEQMDRVWREHFFWKRIVGQRS, encoded by the exons ATGGCAGTGGGATTGGCAATTGCAAACGAGGGAAGAGGTTACAGTGGGAAGATAACTTCTATTGTGATTCTATCTTGCATGGTGGCTGCCACTGGAGGCATTATCTTCGGTTATGATATAGGAATTTCAG GTGGAGTAACATCTATGGTGCCatttttggagaaatttttcCCAGATGTGTACACCAAGATGAAGCAAGACACCAAGGTTAGCAACTACTGCAAATTTGATAGCCAGCTCCTAACAGCATTCACTTCATCACTGTACATAGCAGGCCTTATAGCATCCTTCTTTGCCTCATCAGTCACAAGAGCCTTTGGCCGAAAACCATCAATCCTCATAGGTGGTGCTGCATTCCTCATTGGAGCAGCTCTTGGTGGTGCAGCTCTCAACATATACATGCTTATACTTGGTCGAGTTATGCTTGGAGTTGGGATTGGATTTGCCAATCAG TCAGCTCCATTATATCTCTCTGAAATGGCACCTCCAAGATACAGAGGTGCCATAAACACTGGTTTCCAGCTTTGTGTTGGCATTGGTGTTCTATCAGCTAATCTGGTCAACTTTGGCACAGAAAAGATCAAAGCTGGTTGGGGTTGGCGCATTTCTCTAGTTATGGCAGCAGTTCCAGCCTCAATGCTCACTTTTGGGTCACTTTTCCTACCAGAAACACCAAACAGCATAATCCAACACGACAAGAACCATCAGAAGGCTAAGTTAATGCTGCAACGAATCCGCGGCACCGATGATGTCCAACAAGAACTTGAAGACCTAATTGAAGCAAGTGAGATGTCAAATTCCATCAAACACCCATTTAAGAACATCTTGCATAGAAAATATAGGCCTCAACTTGTCATGGCAATAGCCATACCCTTCTTCCAACAATTCACAGGAATCAATGTCATATCCTTCTATGCTCCAATCCTCTTCCTAACAATCGGATTAGGAGAAAGCGCTTCGCTTCTTCTTTCAGCAGTTGTGACTGGATTTGTAGGCACTGCTTCAACATTCATATCAATGCTCATGGTTGATAGACTAGGCAGAAGAGTCTTGTTCATATCTGGGGGAATTCAGATGTTCTTCTCACAAGTTTTAATAGGGAGCATCATGGCAACTCAACTTGGTGACCATGGTGAAATAGACAAGAAATATGCATATTTGATTCTAGTTttgatatgcatatatgttgctGGATTTGCATGGTCTTGGGGGCCACTAGGATGGTTGGTTCCTAGTGAGATTTTCCAACTGGAGATTAGATCAGCAGCACAAAGTATTACAGTTGCTGTGAACTTTTTCTTCACCTTCATAGTTGCTCAAACTTTTCTCATCATGCTATGCCATTTCAAGTTTggcacttttttcttttttgggggATGGGTGGTGGTGATGACAGCATTTGTGTACTTGCTGTTACCAGAGACCAGGAATGTGCCAATTGAGCAAATGGATAGGGTATGGAGAgaacattttttttggaaaagaatTGTGGGACAAAGGAGTTAA
- the LOC114417407 gene encoding hexose carrier protein HEX6-like isoform X2: MVPFLEKFFPDVYTKMKQDTKVSNYCKFDSQLLTAFTSSLYIAGLIASFFASSVTRAFGRKPSILIGGAAFLIGAALGGAALNIYMLILGRVMLGVGIGFANQSAPLYLSEMAPPRYRGAINTGFQLCVGIGVLSANLVNFGTEKIKAGWGWRISLVMAAVPASMLTFGSLFLPETPNSIIQHDKNHQKAKLMLQRIRGTDDVQQELEDLIEASEMSNSIKHPFKNILHRKYRPQLVMAIAIPFFQQFTGINVISFYAPILFLTIGLGESASLLLSAVVTGFVGTASTFISMLMVDRLGRRVLFISGGIQMFFSQVLIGSIMATQLGDHGEIDKKYAYLILVLICIYVAGFAWSWGPLGWLVPSEIFQLEIRSAAQSITVAVNFFFTFIVAQTFLIMLCHFKFGTFFFFGGWVVVMTAFVYLLLPETRNVPIEQMDRVWREHFFWKRIVGQRS; the protein is encoded by the exons ATGGTGCCatttttggagaaatttttcCCAGATGTGTACACCAAGATGAAGCAAGACACCAAGGTTAGCAACTACTGCAAATTTGATAGCCAGCTCCTAACAGCATTCACTTCATCACTGTACATAGCAGGCCTTATAGCATCCTTCTTTGCCTCATCAGTCACAAGAGCCTTTGGCCGAAAACCATCAATCCTCATAGGTGGTGCTGCATTCCTCATTGGAGCAGCTCTTGGTGGTGCAGCTCTCAACATATACATGCTTATACTTGGTCGAGTTATGCTTGGAGTTGGGATTGGATTTGCCAATCAG TCAGCTCCATTATATCTCTCTGAAATGGCACCTCCAAGATACAGAGGTGCCATAAACACTGGTTTCCAGCTTTGTGTTGGCATTGGTGTTCTATCAGCTAATCTGGTCAACTTTGGCACAGAAAAGATCAAAGCTGGTTGGGGTTGGCGCATTTCTCTAGTTATGGCAGCAGTTCCAGCCTCAATGCTCACTTTTGGGTCACTTTTCCTACCAGAAACACCAAACAGCATAATCCAACACGACAAGAACCATCAGAAGGCTAAGTTAATGCTGCAACGAATCCGCGGCACCGATGATGTCCAACAAGAACTTGAAGACCTAATTGAAGCAAGTGAGATGTCAAATTCCATCAAACACCCATTTAAGAACATCTTGCATAGAAAATATAGGCCTCAACTTGTCATGGCAATAGCCATACCCTTCTTCCAACAATTCACAGGAATCAATGTCATATCCTTCTATGCTCCAATCCTCTTCCTAACAATCGGATTAGGAGAAAGCGCTTCGCTTCTTCTTTCAGCAGTTGTGACTGGATTTGTAGGCACTGCTTCAACATTCATATCAATGCTCATGGTTGATAGACTAGGCAGAAGAGTCTTGTTCATATCTGGGGGAATTCAGATGTTCTTCTCACAAGTTTTAATAGGGAGCATCATGGCAACTCAACTTGGTGACCATGGTGAAATAGACAAGAAATATGCATATTTGATTCTAGTTttgatatgcatatatgttgctGGATTTGCATGGTCTTGGGGGCCACTAGGATGGTTGGTTCCTAGTGAGATTTTCCAACTGGAGATTAGATCAGCAGCACAAAGTATTACAGTTGCTGTGAACTTTTTCTTCACCTTCATAGTTGCTCAAACTTTTCTCATCATGCTATGCCATTTCAAGTTTggcacttttttcttttttgggggATGGGTGGTGGTGATGACAGCATTTGTGTACTTGCTGTTACCAGAGACCAGGAATGTGCCAATTGAGCAAATGGATAGGGTATGGAGAgaacattttttttggaaaagaatTGTGGGACAAAGGAGTTAA